From one Phaeodactylum tricornutum CCAP 1055/1 chromosome 16, whole genome shotgun sequence genomic stretch:
- a CDS encoding predicted protein, translated as FQWSSSMMYHLQYSFRIRSFRDHQKEIVNATMSGDDVFVIMRTGGGKSLTYQLPALLEGRGPSAQVTFVISPLLSLIQDQEEQMNAFCPNSATSFSSGLTGGNAEHARRWSMVRDPTAGMCLVFVTPEKVHKSGKLKSELQKLHDQGRLGRFVVDEAHCVSQYGHDFRPDYAQLGILKRQFPSIPMIAVTATASDRVREDVCQILRLGTRYRFFRSTANRPNLQYSVRPKPDSKDGILANMAAFIQEHHAKDAGIVYTFSKKDADTVADALCQYGIVARSYHSDVSPTNKEYIHRSWMRNETQVVVATIAFGLGINKPDVRFVLHHTISKTLEAYYQESGRAGRDGRDANCVLYYSPKDVPRMMKMVHGSNGEQLLWTMVRYGQASGNDAVCKAIMLASLGEPDSPDPQQVQKENDGITTDSRDVGKHAKTVVQLLQKRI; from the coding sequence TTCCAATGGTCAAGCTCCATGATGTACCATTTGCAATACTCCTTCCGGATACGATCCTTTCGTGATCATCAAAAAGAAATCGTTAACGCAACAATGTCTGGTGACGACGTATTCGTCATTATGCGCACGGGAGGGGGCAAATCCTTGACTTACCAACTGCCCGCATTGTTGGAAGGACGAGGCCCTTCAGCTCAGGTCACCTTCGTCATTTCTCCCCTGCTTTCGCTTATTCAAGATCAAGAGGAACAGATGAATGCGTTTTGTCCCAATTCCGCcacttcgttttcgtccggCCTAACCGGTGGCAACGCCGAACACGCCCGGAGATGGAGTATGGTCCGGGACCCGACAGCGGGGATGTGCCTGGTGTTTGTCACACCCGAAAAGGTCCACAAGTCGGGCAAACTCAAGTCGGAGCTGCAAAAACTGCACGATCAAGGTCGTCTCGGGCGATTCGTAGTTGACGAAGCACACTGTGTGTCGCAGTACGGTCACGATTTTCGACCCGACTACGCGCAACTCGGTATACTGAAACGTCAGTTCCCTTCGATACCCATGATTGCCGTGACGGCCACCGCATCCGACCGCGTGCGGGAAGATGTCTGTCAAATCCTTCGTTTAGGTACACGTTATCGCTTCTTCCGGTCAACCGCCAATCGACCCAACTTGCAGTACTCCGTCCGGCCTAAACCCGACAGCAAAGATGGTATTCTTGCTAACATGGCGGCTTTCATCCAAGAGCACCACGCCAAGGATGCCGGCATTGTGTACACGTTTAGTAAGAAAGATGCCGACACGGTCGCGGATGCACTGTGTCAATACGGAATTGTTGCCCGTTCGTACCATTCCGACGTTTCGCCCACCAACAAAGAATACATTCATCGGTCTTGGATGCGCAACGAAACGCAGGTGGTGGTCGCCACTATTGCCTTTGGTTTGGGCATTAACAAGCCGGATGTCCGCTTCGTCTTGCATCACACAATTTCCAAAACGTTGGAAGCGTATTATCAAGAGTCTGGACGCGCTGGTCGGGATGGCCGAGACGCCAACTGCGTCTTGTACTATAGTCCAAAAGACGTCCCACGTATGATGAAGATGGTGCACGGGTCGAACGGAGAGCAACTGCTATGGACTATGGTACGGTACGGTCAAGCTTCGGGGAACGACGCCGTTTGCAAAGCAATCATGCTGGCAAGTTTGGGGGAACCAGACAGTCCCGATCCGCAACAAGTACAGAAGGAAAATGACGGAATAACAACGGACTCGAGGGATGTTGGGAAACACGCTAAAACTGTGGTCCAGCTGTTGCAGAAACGTATC
- a CDS encoding predicted protein, whose protein sequence is MWVTILLAILNNRRALAADENSRFSYPGYVITSIDVEPLGKGHPTSRVKFHARIPGKVDDTTAHVLRDVVDSGETVGKWPFRSPVFHGTVVPPGQLQARLDAESPRVSDRWNPLQHRKALLCVHGFDSQPESWLRRCAENYGKSDELAIIPVIWPAGDKGLRDYMNDRNVFVPGAARAFQPLLDVASSLRKSLLCHSMGNFVLKLTAPPHQPSRTSGLAKRKLSAPPFEDVYMSAADVRHDVFDRAQNDHDDANLDYGRNIAGMAQNKVHVMHSRSDVPLMARRARHAGLRALGSNGANMKNLHPSLKGKVVNVDCYSWNKWTRKNNLYHSYFFKSEAIKYYEQRDA, encoded by the exons ATGTGGGTGACCATACTTTTGGCCATTCTCAACAACCGTCGTGCTTTAGCCGCCGATGAAAATAGCCGCTTCTCCTATCCCGGTTACGTTATTACCAGCATTGACGTCGAACCACTTGGAAAGGGCCATCCCACCTCTCGCGTCAAGTTTCACGCCAGAATTCCTGGGAAAGTGGACGACACGACCGCACACGTCTTACGCGACGTTGTGGATTCCGGTGAAACCGTTGGAAAATGGCCGTTTCGGAGTCCTGTGTTTCACGGCACGGTGGTGCCTCCCGGCCAGCTACAGGCCAGGTTGGATGCCGAATCTCCCCGCGTGTCGGATCGTTGGAATCCACTGCAGCATCGCAAAGCATTGCTCTGCGTCCACGGCTTTGACTCGCAACCGGAATCCTGGTTGCGTAGATGTGCGGAAAACTACGGAAAAAGCGACGAGTTGGCTATTATTCCAGTTATTTGGCCAG CCGGCGATAAAGGGCTTCGTGACTACATGAATGATCGAAATGTCTTCGTTCCCGGGGCTGCCCGAGCCtttcagcctttgttggacgTGGCCAGTTCCTTGCGCAAATCATTGCTTTGTCACAGTATGGGTAATTTCGTGCTCAAACTCACGGCACCTCCGCACCAGCCATCCCGTACCAGCGGCTTAGCGAAGCGCAAGCTTTCCGCACCACCTTTTGAGGATGTGTACATGTCGGCCGCCGATGTGCGGCATGATGTATTTGATCGCGCCCAAAACGATCACGACGATGCTAATTTGGACTACGGTCGTAATATTGCTGGCATGGCGCAAAATAAGGTCCATGTGATGCACTCCAGAAGCGATGTCCCTTTGATGGCCCGCCGAGCGCGGCATGCAGGCTTACGAGCGTTGGGCAGCAATGGCGCCAATATGAAAAACCTGCACCCGAGTTTGAAGGGTAAGGTTGTCAATGTGGATTGCTACTCATGGAACAAGTGGACTCGAAAGAACAATCTTTATCACTCTTATTTCTTCAAAAGCGAGGCTATCAAATACTACGAACAGCGAGACGCCTAG
- a CDS encoding predicted protein, translated as MKRQQIEKDICLEDEPKEKSPSSELQSTSYPQVTSIKPKYRVGATSTKSFESLESRKSDFENGVSCTTIYVGHLHPKLTQTHIEKMFSKYGEVVRINLLANRGYGFCEMARPEQAAAAMTALHGQSLLGRLLTVRPANDKQSGTVSSLRGSTGPSGRNLSTQQQARQIDSRIQAIKRKLEESKK; from the coding sequence ATGAAGCGCCAACAAATAGAAAAAGACATTTGTTTAGAGGATGAACCGAAAGAAAAATCCCCAAGTTCCGAACTGCAATCGACCAGCTATCCCCAGGTCACTTCTATCAAACCCAAATACAGAGTTGGAGCGACTTCAACCAAGTCGTTTGAAAGTCTTGAGTCGAGAAAGTCTGACTTTGAAAATGGGGTCTCTTGCACGACGATTTACGTCGGACATTTGCACCCCAAGCTAACGCAAACTCATATCGAAAAGATGTTTAGCAAATACGGCGAAGTTGTCCGAATAAACCTGCTCGCAAATCGCGGATACGGGTTTTGCGAAATGGCCCGTCCTGAGCAAGCCGCCGCAGCTATGACAGCACTACATGGCCAATCGCTGTTGGGAAGGCTGTTAACAGTTCGACCAGCCAACGACAAACAATCTGGAACCGTCTCATCTTTACGGGGCAGTACAGGACCATCAGGGCGGAACCTTTCTACCCAGCAACAAGCAAGGCAAATAGATTCCCGGATACAAGCCATTAAACGCAAACTCGAAGAGAGCAAGAAATAG
- a CDS encoding predicted protein — protein sequence MIRPLVFLFVGWVTEGFCLSSPSVLVKVRQVQTESDVTALADLRYNEWIANLGPDAPSVEAFRGATAELQAERAAGGAFSFIAWQDPHQVVLGAAELSPLEIDGALKIPADKMLYVTDVVTARQYRRNGVAAALMMAMEDEARIQQTSYLLLHVEEGNEAALCFYRTRMGYIDPTSDLLSRIDTELLHKNTNTWGQTVLAKKL from the coding sequence ATGATACGGCCCTtggtttttcttttcgttggctGGGTGACAGAAGGCTTCTGCCTCTCATCGCCGTCAGTTTTGGTTAAGGTGAGACAGGTGCAGACGGAATCCGACGTGACTGCCTTGGCAGATCTACGCTACAACGAGTGGATAGCCAATTTAGGGCCAGACGCACCGTCTGTAGAAGCTTTTCGAGGAGCCACAGCGGAGCTTCAGGCGGAACGCGCTGCTGGTGGAGCCTTCAGCTTTATCGCTTGGCAAGATCCACACCAAGTCGTATTAGGAGCTGCTGAGTTGAGTCCATTGGAGATAGATGGCGCCTTAAAGATACCTgccgacaaaatgctgtATGTGACGGATGTGGTGACAGCGCGCCAGTATCGCAGGAATGGGGTTGCGGCAGCATTGATGATGGCAATGGAAGATGAAGCACGGATTCAACAAACGTCCTATTTGTTGCTGCATGTGGAAGAGGGCAACGAAGCTGCCTTGTGCTTTTATCGAACTCGAATGGGGTACATCGATCCAACATCCGATCTTCTATCGCGTATCGATACTGAACTTCTTCATAAGAATACAAACACCTGGGGCCAAACTGTCCTTGCCAAAAAATTGTAA